CGGAATATTATTCGTAGTTCATTAGAATGCATTAAGCATCAATTTTTGTACTGTATTATAAGGTATTGTGTTGGTTTGGTTGATATTGAAGTATGCTTCTCACAAAATATTTATGTGAAGTATATGAATGTGATTATATTACCTCAGTATTGAGGCATGTACTTTGTTGTGTGTTACAGACCTGAGATGGTGGTTGGTTGGTACCATTCACATCCTGGCTTTGGATGTTGGCTCTCGGGTGTTGACATTAACACTCAGCAGGTCATTACTTTTCCGTATTATACTCTTCTGTTGCTATAAAGATATTgttgattaattttaaatatgctTAGGACTTAGGAGATGCTTATTGGTGTGCTTATGATCTTTGTTCTTTCCTTTTGAGTTATGCACTATTCCATGAAATATGGGTAGGCTTAATATGCTTTAGCTCACTCAGTCTCTAACCCTCGATGCACCTTGCATTGTATTTCTGGAAAGTTGAAAGGGGGATCTGTACATTTAACTTTAGTCTGCATTAGTATATGGTAGAGATGGTTCTGTTGGAAAAAAACATTCACTATTTTACTTATTGTGTATCATGGGTTGTTAACAAGTGTATGTTTTCAAGCTGAAGAACTGATGTAATTATTGATGCAGAGTTTTGAAGCTTTAAATCAGAGGGCAGTAGCTGTGGTGGTAGATCCAATTCAAAGTGTTAAAGGTAAGGTGGTAATTGATGCCTTCCGACTCATTAACCCTCAAACCATGATGTTGGGTCAAGAACCGCGACAAACCACTTCCAACGTGGGGCATCTCAATAAACCATCTATCCAGGTATTGATTATAATTTGAAGCTCAGTGACTGACCTACATCAAAATTGTCTTACAATCAGTTTCTAATATTGATTTGATCCACTCCAGGCATTGATTCATGGGTTGAACAGGCACTATTACTCCATTGCCATAAACTACCGGAAGAACGAACTTGAGGAGAAGATGCTCCTCAATCTCCACAAAAAGAAATGGACAGATGGATTGACCCTCCAGCGGTTCGACACCCACTCCAAAATGAATGAGCAGACAGTCCAGGTACTATTCAAGTACATCTAAATACCATGAATTTCCTCTTTCTTGTTCTAATGTAATTCATTTATCATTGTCTACAAAAACAGGAGATGCTAAACCTAGCCATCAAGTACAATAAAGCGGTCCAAGAGGAGGATGAGCTGTCGCCTGAGAAGCTAGCAATCGCCAATGTGGGAAAGCAAGACGCCAAGAAGCATCTCGAGGAGCATGTCTCAAACTTGATGTCTTCCAACATAGTCCAAACTTTGGGGACTATGCTGGACACTGTTGttttctagattttggatacgAAACAGTCGTTTCTTCAGTAACTGTACGTGTACGTGTCTGTTTATTTCATGTAAGAGATCGATTCCCTCTGAAATGTTGTCTAGATTTACTTTGTTACTCCTTCCCTCATTTGTATTCATATCAACTTATGGTACTTTTTTCTGCAATATTTAATCTAAAGCTCATCACTAAAAAGTATTAACATCTCTATCAAAGGGTCAGTTTCACTAATTTTGTGGTGTTGATAACAAATAAAGGTAAGTCTATTATGAAGaattcaaccattttttctcatt
This sequence is a window from Salvia splendens isolate huo1 chromosome 14, SspV2, whole genome shotgun sequence. Protein-coding genes within it:
- the LOC121766034 gene encoding 26S proteasome non-ATPase regulatory subunit 14 homolog is translated as MAGMERLHRMFAGAGGALGHPPPDSPTLDSSEQVYISSLALLKMLKHGRAGVPMEVMGLMLGEFVDEYTVRVVDVFAMPQSGTGVSVEAVDHVFQTNMLDMLKQTGRPEMVVGWYHSHPGFGCWLSGVDINTQQSFEALNQRAVAVVVDPIQSVKGKVVIDAFRLINPQTMMLGQEPRQTTSNVGHLNKPSIQALIHGLNRHYYSIAINYRKNELEEKMLLNLHKKKWTDGLTLQRFDTHSKMNEQTVQEMLNLAIKYNKAVQEEDELSPEKLAIANVGKQDAKKHLEEHVSNLMSSNIVQTLGTMLDTVVF